One Cryptomeria japonica chromosome 9, Sugi_1.0, whole genome shotgun sequence genomic window carries:
- the LOC131062730 gene encoding transcription initiation factor IIB-1, producing the protein MNEEQQDSEQESQARSIMTDARKMKSKREEIVTDHILQIAQYAAAIKLDQTVTERAQTIYRDLSEKTVLRKVKMCALHLACIYIAAKQLHRMKTMEKLAASVKDFQIVRKADIYKAMRYIKKYTPEATSATNLSVGSRSSADEEKEIDKFVGSESVRAYLARLSQLLKSSNLVEYEMINCAEKMAAEAAQNLGVCTTRAGPHTQAATLLWICSHFVEKKEAVDVNLVAQHSVGKYTIRNAFYDMLPHLPAWVPQN; encoded by the coding sequence ATGAATGAAGAACAGCAGGATTCGGAACAAGAATCTCAAGCCCGATCAATTATGACAGATGCGAGAAAGATGAAAAGCAAAAGAGAAGAAATAGTGACAGATCACATTCTTCAGATCGCTCAATATGCGGCCGCCATTAAGCTGGATCAAACTGTAACAGAACGCGCTCAGACAATTTACAGAGATTTATCTGAGAAAACAGTGTTGAGGAAAGTTAAAATGTGTGCCCTTCACCTCGCTTGCATCTACATCGCCGCCAAACAACTTCACAGAATGAAGACAATGGAGAAATTAGCAGCCTCTGTTAAAGATTTTCAGATTGTGCGCAAAGCTGACATTTATAAGGCAATGCGATACATTAAAAAATATACACCAGAGGCCACTTCTGCTACCAATTTATCAGTCGGCAGCCGCTCTTCCGCTGATGAGgagaaagaaattgataaatttGTAGGCAGCGAATCGGTTAGGGCTTATCTGGCTCGCCTTTCACAGCTTCTGAAATCTTCAAATTTGGTGGAGTATGAGATGATTAACTGTGCAGAGAAAATGGCGGCCGAGGCGGCTCAAAATTTGGGGGTTTGTACTACGAGAGCCGGGCCTCACACTCAGGCAGCGACTTTGCTGTGGATTTGTTCGCATTTTGTTGAGAAGAAAGAAGCAGTGGATGTAAATTTGGTGGCTCAGCATTCTGTGGGAAAATACACCATTCGTAACGCTTTCTATGATATGCTTCCTCATTTGCCGGCATGGGTTCCGCAGAATTAG